DNA sequence from the Sceloporus undulatus isolate JIND9_A2432 ecotype Alabama chromosome 4, SceUnd_v1.1, whole genome shotgun sequence genome:
ATATGCAGCTACTTGCtgacacaaaaaaacaaaagattCATTAGTAAAATCAGCTTAAAACTTAAACACTGAAAAGTTAGTTTCTGATATTGTCTGTATCAATGGTGACTCTGGATATTGATACTATATTCTCTCACCATCATCTGTAACTAGTCTGGTAAGGATGGTGGTGATAGAAAAGTGAGTATTGTACAGCTATTTACATAATAGGAATTGCAGTAGCAGAGCCCACTCACAACTGTTAGTCCATATTTGCCAACTTTGCCCTCTGCTATCCACATCCAAAAAGGTCTGAAAAAACATTGCCTCCTCCATTctcctgggtttttgttttgttttttgaaacacTGATTGCCCAGGTTTTCAGATCACAGGGGAGCCTGAGTTTGTAAAAGAGGCTGCACTCTTCAGTCATTACCTCACACTAGTAAATAGTCAAAAATAAACAGGTATGGTCCTACTCTCTTGGTCCATGAGATTATAACCTTAGAATGACCAAAGAGGTTTTATGTTTAAGTGAAATCCTTATGCTTGTGATAACAAAAGGAGTGATTTCTAAAGTTCATACTTTTTGAAATTTGTCTGTGGTGAAGGAAGGCCAAATCAGAATTTTTAGAAATTTGATGACCTTGATGCATTTTCTATTCTCATTCTAGCATCTCAGCAGCTTGTGAGCAGGGTTCCTTGTTCTGCACCTGGATGCAAGCTTGTATATGTCAGCTCTGTTCAAACTAGAGCCTACAATGTAGGACCTGTGGTGCTTCCAAGGAGGATATCAGCTACCCAGATAGCCACTGAACTTCTGCACACCCAGGGTATTAAAGGACTCTATAAGGGTCTTGGAGCCACTTTGCTGAGGTAAGGATGATGCATCTTCCTTGCCTTTTTATTCCCAGAACAGTTTTTCATacaacattttgaaaatggaattatgtttgttttctagGGATGTCCCATTCTCTGTCATCTATTTCCCACTGTTTGCCCatctgaacaaagcagaacagGATTCTACGGAGCAGAGATCACCTTTCTTTCGTTCTTTTCTTGCTGGTTGCATGGCTGGCTCAGTGGCAGCTGTGTCCGTCAATCCTtgtgatggtaagagatgttATATGTCCACACCATTCTCAGTAATTTGTCCTCATCTATACAGTAGTAAAAGGACATAATAATCTTTATGAATTCTTGGAATTTGTTTTTACCTATTGTGGGCTTTTCTGCAAATAATGTTCCAGTATAACACATCAGTTTAGTTGTAAGAAGGAGGTGCAGTGTGTTGCAAGCATGCGTTCTGAAAGTTGCTTGCATTATTCTTCTAAACTATCACTACTTCTGTTTTGTAGTTATAAAGACTCGCCTTCAGTCAATGGGAAGAAATGAGGAAAGCTATAAGGGCATTATTGATTGTGCAAGGTAAAAGATAAAAAGTCTCATTGTACTGTTAATTACTTGACCATTCAACATGACTGTATAAGCAGATTTAGTATGTTACATGTGGAAGAAGTATGCTGTATGGGAAGACATTAAAGTACTTTTACACATTCATGTTAGGCCCTTTGACATGATCTTCAGACAGACTAATGTAACTGCCCCAAGCACCTATCAGTCATATACAGATGTCTATGAACTCTGGTAAAATTAAGAGAAAATCATTGTCCTTGAGCCTAAAGCTGCaacatttgaaaattattttccatGTGATTTAATGAAGAATGTGCAGCATTGCCATGAAAAGCCTGCATGTAGTTAAGCCCAATATCATAGGAAGCAGCTGTCAAATGGTTGTGGGCTAAAGTGTTGCCATATGAAAACAATTTTCATCAGCTTTTACATGGAGTGATTAAAGTCTGAATTGGTTGTAAACATGCTGGAATTGTCACcagacttatttttatttttattggataaAATCAGTTTCAGCTTCAGGAGGGGAATTGCTTGTTCAGTCTTTTGGCAAGGGCATACAGGTTGAGCACCCTCAATTCGGAAATCTGAAAATGTCCCAAAGCTAAAACGTTTTTCTGCCAGCCACCTGCTTCTTCCTTTGGAATGGCAGTTGTGACACTCCGTTCGTCACttagatcctcagtctctctccagtctAGTGTATCATTCAGAACATAAGTAGCGAATGAACAAAATGTTAGATTGGAGAAAGACAAACAGACAGAAGCACCTACTGCCTTAGAAACAGAGGCACGCAGCTAGTGGCAAAATGATGTGAGGTTGCAGAGAGACTGAGGGTCTGTGAAACGGCTGGAATCcaatccttttttctttctagCCTCACAAATATGGTACAGTTATGTACTTtgctgtattccaaaatctgaaaaaaatcccatCTTCCAAAACACTCCTGGACCCAAGTTATATGgacaagggatactcaacctgtatctgaAACAATATTTGAGATAGACATAGTAATGCTGAAATTATTTGTAATATCTTCATTGCACAATTTTGTAACTCTATATATATtggattttttctctttctgtttcattCTCACAGGAAGATATGGATAAAGGAGGGTCCCTCAGCTTTTCTGAAGGGGGCTGGTTGCAGAGCACTAGTCATTGCACCTCTTTTTGGTATAGCCCAGGTTATTTACTTTATTGGCGTTGGAGAATTTCTTATTGATCTATGCCAATACAGAAGACTTTCACCATAGACTTATTTTCATTCATTGGATCTCCTTGAATAGCTCCACAAGAATGACCAGTTACAACCAGAAGAAAACTATGGCAGCTCAGATTgatttacaagcattttttttcctcagaaaTTTGGACACAAAGCTAAAACTGCTATGCCTGTGTTGCCAGATTTTGCAGGCTACATGCCTAGGCTAGACAGTTTTCTAGCAATAGCATTTGTTCCTCTTTTCTTGGGATTTTAGTCAAAGTTGTGATATAAGGGCAGATATTTGTAAATGTAAAGTAGAACCATGTCTTCCAGCTTTGGCGCTGAAAGACTGATGCCTCTGAGCATGAAATATCAGTGGCTTCTTATTGAGCCTAGCCATGAGGGTGAGTggggattttttatttatttataaatggaGCAAGAAGAAAAATGCTGACCAGTTTTTTTGGGccaaatcttttggaatcgttgAGAAACAAACTGGACAGTTGTGACTGGGGTTCTACAAATGCAATCAGTCCATCCTGCTTGCAGTCTTTTCAGCTATATTATATAGCTAATAATATACTATAATATTATTGAATAAAATTATCTGTGCTGTTTTACTTACCAAAGGTAAACAAGGGAACAAGCTTTGtaatttttatacatatatttttatgaCTTTATGTAGTGTAAAGAATTTGGTTCCTGTGGTGACTGCTAAACACAGAGCAACATAAAACAACACATATATTATATGCAAAGACAACTAGGTAGCCACTCCAAAAGTTTTGCATATGCAAAGTTCAGATATAAAGAGCTACCAGTCCAAAGATTCTCAGATGTTCTTCAGAACATATTATACAGTAGTTCTGCTGAGAGTTGAAAGGTGTATCTTGCTGTTTAACACTATGTGTTATTCAGCCACACTGCTaagcagtttttcttttctttctttcttttttttttctttttttggctatTGTACCTAAGTTTTATTATAGCTTTTACTGTTCATAATGAACTATAGAATTTTCTGTTACTGGACTCATCTGAGAGGCTGTCTTCAACTATAGACATGATATTTTGTGAAAAATTTTAAGCTGGTTTTGGAGGACATCTTAAATTGTTCACACTTCTGTCCTTACCCTGCCACAATAAAAAGGCTCAGATTGGTATAACAACAATCtacttgtgtgtgttttctttactGAGCCTGTGTGAAATGTTCTTTGCCATTTATGTTCTTATTCAGGACTTGGGCTGGATGCAGGTAGGATCTATTTTCTTAACCTTAGTTGTTATGTTCCTTGAAAATGTCTCCAACATACAGTTACCCACTTTGTATTTTCTTGGTAACATTTagtcagaggtttgcctttgccttctatTTACGGTGAGAGtttgcttgcccaaggtcacctaatgggctTCCCTATCTGAAGGAGGATTGGAATTTTAATCTCTATCATCCTACTCCAATtttcagaccactgcaccatacaGGCTATCTGTATCCTCTTTACATTCTGAAAAAAATCCATAAGTAACTTGCTTGATCAGTTCAAATAGAGCCAAACTTTTGAAAGATCCAGCTTATTCACTGAAAGTCTATTAAGCAACCATTAGCACTTATTGTTACTGTACTTAGCAAGAGCCCAACAGATTGAAGAAGTGTTTCTTACTTCCTGTCATACCATGAAACTCAATGGATGAAATCTCATGGCACCACATGGTGTAATAgttcttttgtcaagccttcccccctgaagaatgaagctgtgtattctgttgccattgattctctgctttaccctttgaatgattgtgttgtagtttttagtgttatatattgtatatttgtaatatggatttttatgaggtgtgttgtacttggttttatcgactgtaaaccgctttgatctttggaaaagcagtatacaaatgaaatttattattattattattacatgcagaACTACACCACATCATACTCAGCACCCCCTCAGACTCACAATTTAGCTACTGCAGCTCACCCTCCCCatagtcattctgtggctggtggagAACAGGGTGAATGGAGAAGCATCCAGCCATGTCCCCTTAGCCAA
Encoded proteins:
- the LOC121928809 gene encoding mitochondrial glutamate carrier 1-like, coding for MAEKQISLPAKLINGGVAGIVGVTCIFPIDLVKTRLQNQRGRHQVYKNMFDCLIKTLRSEGCLGMYRGAAVNLTLVTPEKAIKLAANDYFRHLLAKEGVALSLSKEMMAGCGAGICQVIITTPMEMLKIQLQDAGRLASQQLVSRVPCSAPGCKLVYVSSVQTRAYNVGPVVLPRRISATQIATELLHTQGIKGLYKGLGATLLRDVPFSVIYFPLFAHLNKAEQDSTEQRSPFFRSFLAGCMAGSVAAVSVNPCDVIKTRLQSMGRNEESYKGIIDCARKIWIKEGPSAFLKGAGCRALVIAPLFGIAQVIYFIGVGEFLIDLCQYRRLSP